A stretch of DNA from Pseudomonadota bacterium:
ATCCACCCCAAACAGATCGCCGCGCTCAATGACATCTTCACGCCGGACGCGGCGGCGGTCGAGCGCGCCAGGCGAATCACAACGGCATTCGAGGAAGCCGATACGGGCCTTGTCGTGGTCGACGGCAAGCTGATCGAGAAACCGGTCTTGCGCGAGATGTACCGGATCCTGGCTATTGCCGATCGCATGGCATCCCAGGCGCGCTAAGATTTGGCGGGATCGTCACCAACGACAACAGCGGCGGCGTGACGCCGCCGGCGGGAAAGGACTAGGGCAATGGGTGAACCTGTGACCGGCAGCTGTTTGTGTGGCGTCGTGACCTACGCGGTGAACCAGCAGCTGGGCGGTATCATCGCGTGCCACTGCACGGACTGTCAGAAGGCCGCGGGTGCCGGTGCGTCCCACAACGTTGTGGTCAAAGCGGCGAACGTTGAGGTGACCGGCGGCGAGCCGAAGACCTATGCCAAGGTCGTCGACAGCGGGCGGACGCTGATCCGTACGTTCTGCGGCGATTGCGGGTCGCCGCTGTTCTCCCAGCGCAAGGAAACGCCGGAGATGATCGTGATCAAGGCGGGCA
This window harbors:
- a CDS encoding GFA family protein yields the protein MGEPVTGSCLCGVVTYAVNQQLGGIIACHCTDCQKAAGAGASHNVVVKAANVEVTGGEPKTYAKVVDSGRTLIRTFCGDCGSPLFSQRKETPEMIVIKAGTLDDKADLNLVMDIWTDSAVGWIADDPDVENHPGNRPVPKT